In Pseudovibrio brasiliensis, the following are encoded in one genomic region:
- a CDS encoding aminotransferase class I/II-fold pyridoxal phosphate-dependent enzyme gives MSTKEVEKKSSGGNPFQRLNQQLAGIEPGLDPIVMTIGEPRHEPPSYVIEVLEENKDGFRKYPAIRGTDEFRAAVGKWLKNRFSLSDAFNPDKSIIPLNGSREGLVFGCVSARDYLKKDGKPAVILPNPFYQSYGAGAHIAGADEILLPEPADGVLPDLDAIDPDLLDRTVAFYFASPANPQGTVAPMEYWQKLIKLARKHNFMLFADECYSEIYRETPPTGILEAAEAIDGTLNNVVTFNSLSKRSNLPGARCGFAAGDPEFIQFFADFRNVAAPQVPMPVQALAVRAFGDEEHVIENRRLYNEKYDAAEEMLAPLFGSVCKDGGFFLWLDVSRWGSGTEVAEKLWRETGVKALPGAYIASDMPDGTNPGDKYIRLALVESLETSKEAFRRILDSLE, from the coding sequence GTGTCCACGAAAGAAGTTGAAAAAAAATCTAGCGGAGGAAACCCGTTTCAGCGGCTGAATCAACAGCTCGCTGGCATCGAGCCGGGTCTGGATCCAATCGTCATGACCATCGGCGAGCCGCGTCATGAACCTCCAAGCTACGTCATTGAAGTACTTGAAGAAAACAAGGATGGCTTCCGCAAGTACCCAGCTATCCGTGGCACAGATGAATTCCGCGCAGCTGTCGGCAAGTGGCTCAAAAACCGCTTCAGCCTGTCCGACGCCTTTAATCCGGACAAGAGCATTATTCCGCTCAACGGATCTCGCGAAGGCCTCGTATTCGGCTGCGTCTCCGCACGCGACTATCTGAAGAAAGACGGCAAACCGGCTGTTATTTTGCCAAACCCGTTCTACCAATCCTACGGTGCTGGCGCTCATATTGCGGGCGCAGACGAAATTCTTTTGCCAGAACCTGCTGACGGAGTTCTGCCAGATCTGGATGCAATCGATCCGGACCTGCTGGACCGCACTGTCGCGTTCTATTTTGCCTCCCCTGCGAACCCTCAGGGCACCGTCGCGCCAATGGAGTACTGGCAAAAACTCATCAAGCTGGCACGCAAACACAACTTCATGCTCTTCGCGGATGAATGCTATTCCGAGATTTACCGTGAAACACCGCCAACCGGCATTCTGGAAGCAGCTGAGGCAATTGATGGCACACTGAACAACGTGGTGACCTTCAACTCCCTCTCCAAGCGCTCCAACCTGCCGGGCGCACGCTGCGGCTTTGCTGCTGGAGATCCTGAGTTCATCCAGTTCTTCGCTGATTTCCGCAATGTTGCTGCCCCTCAGGTTCCAATGCCTGTTCAGGCACTGGCCGTACGTGCATTTGGCGATGAAGAGCACGTAATCGAAAACCGCCGCCTCTACAATGAAAAGTACGATGCAGCCGAAGAAATGCTCGCGCCTCTCTTTGGTTCCGTATGCAAAGATGGTGGCTTCTTCCTTTGGCTGGACGTATCCCGCTGGGGTTCAGGCACCGAGGTCGCAGAAAAGTTGTGGCGTGAAACCGGCGTCAAAGCTCTTCCAGGTGCTTACATCGCCTCAGACATGCCGGACGGTACCAATCCCGGTGACAAATACATCCGCCTCGCCCTCGTTGAATCTTTGGAAACCAGCAAGGAAGCGTTCCGAAGAATTTTGGACTCTCTGGAGTAA